From the Sphingobacteruim zhuxiongii genome, the window CCCGTCCGGGTTATGATGGCGGTGATCTTAAAAATCACCCTTCCATTCGAATGACCGACACGCCAGTTATGGAGTTATCCTCAACGTTTTTGCGTCAGGCTGTAAAAGAAGGAAAATCAATAAAATTCTATACTGCGGATAAGGTTATTGAATTTATCGATAAAAAGGGTTTATACACTTAGCAATCTTGCTAAACAGCGTCATTCCGATTTTTAAAAAAAATCAAAACAACTTTCCATTAGTCTTGTTGTCTTATTATAGATAATCACATAACATTAAAGGAGATTTTTATAATGGATAAGTTAGATTTAAAAGGAAAATGGAACGAGATGAAAGGTAAAATCAAGCAAGAATATGCGGATTGGACTGATGATGATTTGAAGTATGAAGAAGGTAAAGATGATGAGTTATTAGGAAGACTTCAACAAAAGCTCGGACAAACAAGAGAAGATGTTATTACCTGGCTGAAAGGTTTAGGATAATTAAAATGTAGTACAAATAGGAAAGGTGATTCATATGAATCAC encodes:
- a CDS encoding CsbD family protein — protein: MDKLDLKGKWNEMKGKIKQEYADWTDDDLKYEEGKDDELLGRLQQKLGQTREDVITWLKGLG